A genomic region of Vigna radiata var. radiata cultivar VC1973A unplaced genomic scaffold, Vradiata_ver6 scaffold_160, whole genome shotgun sequence contains the following coding sequences:
- the LOC106779733 gene encoding probable Histone-lysine N-methyltransferase ATXR5, which translates to MPPATSSPTAQRHVGFSRRTQAPFQLNESSPQLHDDSPPAKKYRLMSDIMARAQYAVVERETYSDLLCEQCGSGELSDELLLCDKCDRGFHMKCVRPIVVRIPIGSWLCPKCQGGKRVRSFSQKRIIDFFGIRRSYFYADDKSSSQDAKKRRKRSRPLVLHKKKRRLLPFVPTKDPAQRLKQMGSLATALTALNIEFCDHLTYLPGMAPRSANRAELENGDMQILSKEDLETVEHCIAMSKRGEFPPFMVVYDSCQGYTVEADDLIKDMTIVAEYTGDVDYLHNRERDDCDSMMTLLLGRESCQSLVICADKRGNIARFISGINNHTQEGRKKRNCKCVRYNVGGECRVFLVATRDISKGERLYYDYNGYEYHYPTHHFV; encoded by the exons ATGCCTCCAGCCACCTCTTCGCCTACGGCTCAGAGGCACGTTGGCTTCAGCCGCCGCACGCAGGCGCCGTTCCAGCTCAACGAGTCCTCGCCTCAGCTCCATGATGACTCACCGCCGGCGAAGAAGTACCGGCTGATGTCAGACATTATGGCGCGCGCCCAGTACGCGGTGGTGGAAAGAGAGACTTACAGTGACCTGTTGTGCGAGCAATGCGGTTCCGGTGAGCTGTCGGACGAGCTGCTTCTCTGCGACAAATGCGACAGAGGCTTCCACATGAAATGCGTGAGGCCGATTGTCGTGAGAATTCCGATTGGATCGTGGCTTTGTCCTAAGTGTCAGGGAGGAAAGAGAGTGCGGT CTTTCTCGCAAAAGAGGATAATTGATTTCTTCGGGATTCGAAGGAGTTATTTTTATGCTGATGACAAGAGTTCTTCTCAgg ATGCCAAGAAGCGTAGGAAACGTTCAAGACCTCTGGTattacataagaaaaaaaggagaTTGTTACCATTTGTTCCTACAAAAGATCCTGCTCAGAGATTGAAACAGATGGGTTCCCTTGCTACTGCTTTAACAGCATTAAATATAGAATTCTGTGATCACCTCACATACTTGCCGGGAATGGCTCCTAGATCTGCGAATCGAGCCGAACTGGAAAACGGTGACATGCAG ATTCTTTCCAAGGAAGACTTGGAGACCGTGGAACACTGTATTGCTATGTCTAAACGAGGCGAATTCCCTCCTTTTATGGTTGTTTATGATTCGTGTCAAGG CTATACTGTTGAGGCTGATGACCTAATCAAGGATATGACAATTGTTGCTGAATACACTGGCGATGTGGATTACCTTCACAACCGGGAACGTGATGATTGTGACAGCATGATGACCCTTCTTCTTGGAAGAGAAAGTTGTCAAAGTCTTGTTATCTGTGCTGATAAACGTGGAAACATCGCTCGCTTTATAAGTGGCATAAACAATCATACACA GGAAGGTAGGAAGAAACGAAACTGCAAATGTGTAAGATACAATGTTGGTGGTGAATGCAGGGTCTTTTTGGTTGCTACTCGTGACATTTCTAAGGGAGAAAGGCTTTATTATGATTACAATGGTTACGAGTATCATTACCCGACTCATCATTTTGTCTAA